The following proteins are co-located in the Dietzia timorensis genome:
- the msrB gene encoding peptide-methionine (R)-S-oxide reductase MsrB has protein sequence MSDNDLSLTPESAAAIALSDAQWRERLSPDEYRVLREAGTEAPFTGEYTDTETEGVYRCRACNAELFRSTEKFHSHCGWPSFFSPLAGDSIIERSDTSLGMTRTEVLCANCHSHLGHVFAGEGYDTPTDLRYCINSISLTLEEA, from the coding sequence ATGAGCGACAACGATCTTTCCCTCACCCCCGAATCAGCCGCCGCGATCGCCTTGTCCGACGCGCAATGGCGGGAACGTCTCAGCCCGGACGAATACCGGGTACTCCGAGAAGCGGGAACCGAAGCTCCGTTTACCGGCGAGTACACCGACACCGAGACCGAAGGCGTCTACCGCTGCCGCGCCTGCAACGCGGAACTGTTCCGCAGCACCGAGAAATTCCACTCCCACTGCGGTTGGCCGTCATTCTTCTCTCCACTTGCGGGAGACTCGATCATCGAGCGAAGCGACACCTCGCTCGGCATGACACGCACCGAGGTGCTTTGCGCGAACTGCCACTCCCATCTCGGCCATGTCTTCGCAGGGGAGGGCTACGACACCCCCACCGACCTGCGGTACTGCATCAATAGCATCTCGCTCACCCTCGAAGAGGCCTAG
- the hemQ gene encoding hydrogen peroxide-dependent heme synthase — protein sequence MARLDYKKLNSTLRYLMFSVFTVRAGELGPDRERVTKDLDEFLARWEDSDVVVRGLYNVSGLRAEADFMFWTHAEHIEDLQKFYNDFRRTTLLGAVSDPYWSNAALHRPAEFNKSHIPAFLADEAPGKYISVYPFVRSYDWYLLPDEDRRRILAEHGKAAREYPDVRANTVPAFALGDYEWILAFEGPELDRIVDLMRIMRGTEARLYVREEIPFFSGPRVEPAELISILP from the coding sequence ATGGCACGTCTCGACTATAAGAAGCTCAATTCCACTCTTCGCTACCTGATGTTCTCGGTCTTCACGGTCCGAGCCGGGGAACTCGGCCCCGATCGCGAAAGAGTGACCAAGGACCTCGACGAGTTCCTCGCCCGCTGGGAGGACTCCGATGTGGTCGTGCGCGGTCTCTACAACGTTTCGGGCCTCCGCGCCGAGGCCGACTTCATGTTCTGGACCCACGCCGAACACATCGAGGACCTGCAGAAGTTTTACAACGATTTCCGTCGCACGACCCTGCTAGGAGCGGTGTCGGACCCGTACTGGTCCAACGCGGCACTCCATCGCCCCGCGGAGTTCAACAAGTCCCACATCCCGGCTTTCCTCGCGGACGAGGCGCCGGGCAAGTACATCAGCGTGTACCCGTTCGTCCGGTCCTACGACTGGTACCTCCTCCCGGACGAGGACCGTCGCCGGATCCTCGCCGAGCACGGCAAAGCCGCACGTGAGTATCCAGACGTGCGCGCGAATACCGTCCCGGCTTTCGCGCTCGGCGACTACGAATGGATCCTCGCGTTCGAGGGGCCGGAGCTCGACCGGATCGTCGACCTCATGCGCATCATGCGAGGCACCGAGGCGCGGCTTTACGTCCGCGAGGAGATTCCCTTCTTCTCAGGCCCACGCGTCGAACCTGCCGAGCTGATCAGTATCCTTCCCTGA
- the hemG gene encoding protoporphyrinogen oxidase yields the protein MAAPRFAVIGGGISGLVAALRLAQALPEARIDIFEAADQAGGKLRTIDLGSGPADVGAEAFVVRRPEALDLVSELGLDAAVRKPAGRSPALFSGGRLRPLPRNQVFGVPGGTDGLDGLLTSDVIRTIDAEPGNPAPWRIGQDISVGAMVAERLGREVVDRLVDPMLGGVYAATADALGVRAVAPALASRLDAQAEETSSGGDEGRASLVDAVRSIKSTTVGGQVFAALDGGYRRLIDALVTRISVSGRTALHLGVRVDSITPEGSAARLAISGQAEKAPQVYDGLVCALPFHAALPLLAGLSEAAAEPLREIPYSSSAVVSVALAPGVEVPDLSGILVAADAGRAAKAITLSSRKWDHLDRSASGRGHVLRVSFGRLDDDSILDLDDEALCAQTRIELAEIAGIDAAGAEMRPTRWTHGLPVPGVDHQRLIDGARRGLDDQSVPVVLANSAIAGVGVPACISVAQTAAADLVAKWQDESHGTSRL from the coding sequence GTGGCAGCTCCTCGTTTTGCCGTGATCGGCGGGGGCATCTCCGGCCTCGTAGCCGCCCTTCGCCTGGCGCAGGCCCTGCCGGAGGCGCGCATCGATATTTTCGAGGCCGCCGATCAGGCCGGCGGCAAGCTGCGCACGATCGACCTGGGATCTGGACCGGCAGATGTCGGCGCCGAGGCGTTCGTCGTTCGGCGCCCCGAGGCGCTCGATCTCGTATCCGAGCTCGGGCTGGACGCTGCGGTCCGCAAACCAGCGGGCAGGTCGCCCGCTCTGTTCTCGGGCGGGCGGTTGCGTCCGCTCCCTCGGAATCAGGTGTTCGGCGTACCGGGCGGCACCGACGGCCTGGATGGGCTTCTCACCTCCGACGTCATACGCACCATTGACGCCGAACCCGGCAACCCTGCGCCGTGGCGGATCGGGCAGGACATCTCGGTGGGTGCGATGGTCGCGGAGCGGCTCGGCCGGGAGGTGGTCGATCGCCTTGTCGACCCGATGCTCGGCGGCGTGTACGCGGCCACCGCCGACGCCCTCGGGGTACGCGCGGTCGCTCCGGCGCTCGCGTCCCGCCTCGACGCGCAGGCCGAGGAGACGTCGAGCGGCGGCGACGAAGGCCGCGCGAGCCTCGTCGATGCCGTCCGCTCGATCAAGTCGACAACGGTGGGCGGGCAGGTGTTCGCCGCGCTCGACGGCGGCTATCGACGACTGATCGATGCCCTGGTCACTCGCATTTCCGTCTCAGGGCGAACCGCACTCCACCTCGGGGTGCGGGTCGACTCAATCACTCCGGAGGGGAGCGCGGCGCGGCTGGCGATTTCCGGACAGGCCGAGAAGGCTCCTCAGGTTTACGACGGACTAGTGTGCGCCCTACCGTTCCATGCCGCGCTACCGCTTCTTGCCGGGCTGTCCGAAGCCGCGGCAGAACCGCTGCGAGAAATCCCGTATTCGTCGAGTGCCGTGGTGAGCGTTGCGCTCGCACCCGGGGTCGAGGTTCCCGACCTCTCGGGAATCCTCGTTGCCGCGGATGCGGGACGGGCGGCCAAGGCGATCACGCTGTCCTCACGCAAGTGGGACCATCTCGACCGTTCCGCATCGGGGAGGGGGCATGTGTTGCGCGTGTCCTTCGGCCGGCTGGACGATGATTCGATCCTCGACCTCGACGACGAAGCTCTTTGCGCGCAAACACGAATCGAACTCGCCGAGATCGCCGGGATCGACGCCGCGGGCGCCGAGATGCGGCCCACGCGATGGACGCACGGACTGCCCGTTCCCGGGGTCGACCACCAGCGGCTGATCGACGGCGCTCGTCGCGGCCTCGATGACCAGTCCGTGCCGGTTGTCCTCGCGAATTCGGCGATCGCCGGTGTCGGCGTGCCCGCCTGCATATCCGTGGCGCAGACCGCTGCGGCGGACCTGGTCGCCAAGTGGCAGGATGAGAGCCATGGCACGTCTCGACTATAA
- the hemE gene encoding uroporphyrinogen decarboxylase: protein MNTSAQDSAPSDSATRPYMVESTVGGADRVPLWFMRQAGRSLPEYKRAREGTTMLESCLMPDLAAEITMQPVRRYGVDAAIFFSDIVVPLYAAGVGVDIKPGIGPVMDAPIRSLEAVRALPVLEAEQIDPVAKAVSKVRGELDDSVSLIGFAGAPFTLASYLVEGGPSRNHEHTKALMYSEPEVWDELMSSLASMTTHFLKAQIAAGADAIQLFDSWVGALDRADFERFVAPYSREVLSTPEIAAVPRTYFGVGTGELLSSISQLGVSTVGVDWRVPLDVAQTRVEGGKVLQGNLDPALLLADPDVLTAKVSEILDAGQRAINAGATGHVFNLGHGVLPDTNPDALARVVDTVHAFRSSRAY from the coding sequence ATGAACACCTCAGCCCAAGATTCCGCGCCGTCCGACTCCGCCACCCGGCCTTATATGGTCGAATCGACTGTGGGCGGAGCTGATCGCGTCCCGCTCTGGTTTATGCGCCAGGCCGGTCGTTCGTTGCCGGAATACAAACGCGCCCGCGAGGGTACGACGATGCTCGAATCGTGCCTCATGCCCGATCTGGCCGCCGAGATCACGATGCAACCGGTCCGCCGCTACGGCGTCGATGCGGCGATCTTCTTCTCCGATATCGTCGTTCCCCTGTACGCGGCGGGGGTCGGCGTCGATATCAAGCCGGGAATCGGGCCGGTCATGGATGCGCCCATCCGCTCGCTCGAGGCCGTGCGCGCGCTTCCCGTGCTCGAGGCGGAACAGATCGACCCGGTCGCGAAGGCGGTGTCCAAGGTGCGCGGCGAACTCGACGACTCCGTGTCGCTCATCGGCTTCGCCGGCGCTCCGTTCACCCTCGCGTCCTACCTGGTCGAGGGCGGCCCGAGCCGCAACCACGAGCACACCAAGGCGTTGATGTACTCGGAGCCGGAGGTGTGGGATGAGCTCATGTCGTCTCTCGCGAGTATGACGACGCACTTCCTCAAAGCCCAGATCGCCGCGGGTGCCGACGCGATTCAGCTTTTCGACTCGTGGGTCGGCGCGCTCGACCGCGCCGATTTCGAACGTTTCGTCGCACCGTATTCACGCGAGGTTCTCTCCACCCCGGAAATCGCCGCCGTGCCGCGCACGTACTTCGGAGTCGGCACCGGTGAGCTACTGTCCTCGATCTCCCAGCTCGGCGTGAGTACCGTCGGCGTGGATTGGCGGGTCCCGCTTGACGTCGCCCAGACGCGCGTCGAAGGGGGCAAAGTGCTCCAAGGCAACCTCGACCCCGCGTTGCTCCTTGCCGATCCCGACGTGCTCACCGCGAAGGTCTCCGAGATCCTCGATGCCGGACAGCGCGCGATCAACGCCGGCGCCACCGGGCACGTGTTCAACCTCGGTCACGGGGTATTGCCGGACACGAACCCCGATGCACTCGCACGCGTCGTCGACACCGTGCACGCCTTCCGCTCCTCCCGTGCCTACTGA
- a CDS encoding DUF3000 domain-containing protein, with product MPISDAPELFRDAVEAMSAAKVRKELSVAPIRPPQRLAAHSYAVGLEVLHGESEQGDVPEFSEGDAFGRLILLHDPAGDEAWQGSLRLVAYIQADIDNDMASDPALPKAAWSWLTEALDGAATGYTALGGTVTSTTSVRYGDISGPPETHQLELRASWTPLHSGISDHVEALAGVLAAAAGMLPEGVVEASTRPAGPAR from the coding sequence ATGCCAATCTCGGATGCACCCGAACTGTTTCGCGACGCCGTCGAGGCGATGTCGGCGGCAAAGGTGCGTAAGGAACTTTCTGTGGCGCCCATCAGGCCTCCACAGCGGCTCGCCGCGCATAGCTACGCAGTGGGGTTGGAAGTGCTCCACGGCGAGTCCGAACAGGGCGACGTTCCCGAGTTCTCCGAAGGCGACGCCTTCGGCCGCCTCATCCTGCTCCACGACCCCGCCGGCGATGAAGCGTGGCAGGGATCGCTGCGCCTGGTCGCCTACATCCAAGCCGACATCGACAACGATATGGCGTCGGACCCCGCACTTCCGAAGGCCGCGTGGTCGTGGCTGACCGAGGCGCTGGATGGCGCAGCGACCGGATACACCGCGCTCGGTGGAACCGTGACCAGCACGACCTCCGTGCGATATGGAGATATCTCCGGTCCCCCGGAAACCCATCAGTTGGAGTTGCGTGCGTCGTGGACGCCTCTGCACTCGGGAATCTCCGATCACGTGGAGGCGCTCGCCGGGGTGCTGGCGGCCGCCGCCGGAATGCTTCCCGAAGGCGTCGTTGAGGCCTCGACCAGGCCCGCCGGCCCGGCCCGATAG
- a CDS encoding HRDC domain-containing protein — MATFADSAAKIAATPGESIVFADVERASSYRYGERAFLIQVVIDGLEPMLIDPEATGQDIGELSDALSARPMCLHACRADLPSLRALGVEPTRLHDTEIAAKVLSTTGFSLGWLVESYLGVHLAKEYSRADWSRRPLPAKWLEYALGDVLYMPELLAMLLEDTETVPIAIPDYYPRSLAHESRAEWYDSAMSQMEAWSPAPPTDEPWRKLSKLSSLRSPREYARARALWEAREEIAFRNDVSVHRIVRDRSIIQAARTDARSFDAFEKIDGFSGSDVDAVIPAFAAAVKEADAIPPKKLPSKRAARDDTPDRPSHRQWKVKAPGANALLSQAREQLAELSEIAQIEMQTLLPSAMLREWVWAEAGTNAPGRRGNDPVDVIETALADAGAAPCQIRLVTPALLAARDATA; from the coding sequence TTGGCAACTTTCGCGGATTCGGCAGCGAAGATAGCCGCGACCCCGGGCGAGTCCATTGTCTTCGCTGACGTCGAGCGCGCGTCGTCGTATCGGTACGGCGAACGCGCGTTCCTCATCCAGGTCGTCATCGATGGTCTCGAGCCGATGCTCATCGATCCCGAAGCCACCGGCCAGGACATCGGCGAGCTTTCGGACGCGCTCTCGGCGCGGCCCATGTGCCTGCACGCCTGCCGCGCCGATCTGCCGTCGCTCCGCGCTCTCGGCGTCGAACCGACGCGGCTGCACGACACCGAGATCGCCGCGAAGGTGCTGTCGACCACCGGTTTCAGTCTCGGCTGGCTAGTCGAGTCGTACCTCGGGGTTCATCTGGCCAAGGAGTATTCGCGGGCGGACTGGTCACGGCGGCCGCTGCCCGCAAAATGGCTGGAGTACGCGCTAGGCGATGTGCTTTACATGCCCGAGCTGCTGGCAATGCTCCTCGAGGACACCGAAACAGTGCCCATAGCGATCCCCGATTACTACCCGCGTTCGCTGGCGCACGAGAGCCGAGCCGAGTGGTACGACTCGGCGATGAGTCAGATGGAGGCCTGGTCTCCCGCTCCCCCGACGGATGAGCCGTGGCGGAAGCTGTCCAAACTGTCGAGCCTTCGCTCGCCCCGCGAGTACGCCCGTGCCCGGGCGCTGTGGGAGGCCCGCGAGGAGATCGCCTTCCGCAACGACGTGTCCGTGCATCGCATCGTGCGTGACAGGTCGATCATTCAGGCCGCACGTACCGACGCACGGTCCTTCGACGCCTTCGAGAAGATCGACGGTTTCTCAGGCTCGGATGTCGACGCCGTGATCCCAGCCTTCGCCGCGGCCGTGAAGGAAGCGGACGCCATCCCGCCGAAAAAGTTGCCCTCCAAGCGCGCCGCGCGAGACGACACCCCGGACCGGCCCTCGCACCGCCAGTGGAAGGTCAAGGCGCCGGGCGCCAACGCCCTCCTTTCTCAGGCACGGGAACAGCTCGCCGAATTGTCCGAGATCGCGCAGATCGAGATGCAGACCCTGCTGCCCTCGGCGATGCTGCGCGAATGGGTGTGGGCCGAGGCGGGAACGAACGCGCCAGGCCGACGCGGGAACGATCCCGTCGACGTCATCGAGACCGCCTTGGCGGACGCGGGCGCGGCTCCATGCCAAATCCGCTTGGTGACGCCGGCGTTGCTTGCCGCCCGGGACGCCACGGCCTAG
- a CDS encoding 1-deoxy-D-xylulose-5-phosphate synthase: protein MGALERMNSPADLRALSPHELAPLASEIRQLLVERVSATGGHLGPNLGVVELTIAVHRVFSSPRDPILFDTGHQAYVHKILTGRAGNFGTLRAGGGLSGYPSRAESEHDVTESSHASASLSVADGMAKAFELRGENDRTVVAIIGDGALTGGMAAEALNNFFVAAHRPLVIIVNDNGRSYSPTIGGLAARIVSRGANQVAGELGFDCIGPVDGHSLPELEDALRRAKDSRRTVLVHVRTLKGHGFALAEGDSAELMHSTSAIDPESGTPLHSAPGTTFTDVFGDELCALAESRSDIVAVTAAMAGPTGLTAFAERFQDRFLDVGIAEQHAVASASGLALGGMHPVVAMYSTFLGRAFDQLLLDVALLGQPVTFTLDRAGITGPDGPSHHGMWDLALAGIVPGLRVAAPRDEPTLRRALREATAHSEGPTLVRYPKGEVPTPASISAVLPGGVEVLRRADRADSTSVVHDPSRMTTEEAIPDPAVLIVGIGIMAGQALDCAHALEEQGIDAVAATALWVLPVPEALVELAGRASLVAVIEDGAEHGGVGSSIEAAMSSRGVDTPLRRFALPQEFINHASRAEILRAAGLDGAAIADRIAVERSRR, encoded by the coding sequence ATGGGTGCACTCGAACGCATGAACTCCCCGGCCGACCTCCGTGCGCTCTCCCCGCACGAACTCGCCCCGCTCGCCTCCGAGATCCGCCAACTCCTCGTCGAGCGCGTCTCCGCGACCGGCGGCCACCTCGGCCCTAATCTCGGAGTCGTCGAACTCACCATTGCCGTGCATCGCGTGTTCTCCTCGCCACGAGATCCAATCCTTTTCGACACCGGGCACCAGGCGTACGTGCACAAAATCCTTACCGGCCGAGCCGGAAATTTCGGCACTCTGCGCGCTGGGGGCGGGCTATCCGGATACCCCTCGCGTGCGGAGAGCGAGCACGACGTCACCGAGTCCTCGCACGCCTCCGCATCACTGTCGGTCGCGGACGGAATGGCCAAGGCCTTCGAGCTGCGTGGCGAGAACGACCGCACCGTCGTCGCTATCATCGGCGACGGCGCGCTGACCGGGGGGATGGCGGCCGAGGCGCTCAATAATTTCTTCGTCGCGGCGCATCGGCCGCTCGTCATCATCGTTAACGACAACGGCCGCTCGTACTCGCCAACTATCGGCGGGCTCGCCGCGCGAATCGTTTCCCGCGGCGCGAATCAGGTCGCCGGGGAGCTCGGTTTCGACTGCATCGGCCCGGTCGACGGCCATTCGCTTCCCGAACTCGAGGACGCGCTGCGCCGCGCCAAGGATTCCCGTCGCACCGTTCTCGTCCACGTGCGCACTCTCAAGGGCCACGGCTTCGCGCTCGCGGAGGGAGACAGCGCCGAGCTCATGCACTCCACCTCCGCAATCGATCCGGAATCCGGCACACCGCTGCACAGCGCGCCCGGCACAACCTTCACCGACGTGTTCGGGGACGAGCTCTGCGCGCTCGCCGAGAGCCGCAGCGACATCGTCGCCGTCACCGCGGCGATGGCCGGACCCACGGGTCTCACCGCGTTCGCCGAGCGGTTCCAAGACCGCTTCTTAGACGTCGGAATCGCCGAACAGCACGCCGTCGCCTCCGCGTCCGGCCTTGCCCTCGGCGGCATGCATCCGGTGGTGGCGATGTACTCCACGTTCCTTGGGCGTGCCTTTGACCAGTTGTTACTCGATGTCGCTCTGCTCGGTCAGCCTGTTACCTTCACTCTCGATCGCGCCGGAATCACCGGCCCCGACGGGCCCAGCCATCACGGGATGTGGGACCTGGCACTCGCCGGAATCGTCCCCGGGCTGCGCGTGGCCGCCCCGCGCGACGAACCGACGCTGCGGCGTGCGCTGCGCGAGGCGACGGCGCATTCCGAGGGCCCTACCTTGGTTCGCTATCCCAAGGGCGAGGTTCCCACTCCGGCGTCGATTTCCGCTGTTCTCCCCGGCGGCGTCGAGGTGCTTCGCCGCGCCGACCGCGCCGACTCTACATCTGTCGTGCACGACCCTTCACGTATGACGACGGAGGAGGCGATTCCCGATCCGGCCGTCCTCATCGTCGGCATCGGTATTATGGCCGGGCAGGCGCTCGACTGTGCCCACGCGCTCGAGGAACAAGGAATCGATGCGGTCGCGGCCACCGCGCTGTGGGTGCTCCCCGTGCCTGAGGCGTTGGTGGAGCTCGCCGGCCGGGCGAGCTTGGTCGCCGTCATCGAGGACGGGGCCGAACACGGCGGCGTCGGAAGCTCGATCGAGGCGGCGATGTCGTCGCGCGGCGTGGATACTCCGCTGCGCCGTTTCGCTCTGCCGCAGGAATTCATCAACCATGCCTCGCGCGCGGAGATCCTTCGTGCCGCCGGGCTGGACGGCGCCGCAATCGCAGACCGCATCGCGGTCGAGCGGAGTCGGCGCTAG
- a CDS encoding class I SAM-dependent RNA methyltransferase, whose translation MTEGTITVTADAIAHGGEAICRNEGLVVFVPGLLPGETAAVRITSAKKSFARAEIVELVSASPERRPIVCPAAAAGAGCCDLAYTTSAHARALKTEILRDQLRRLGGFSAAEWEPVLDDVGVRDIGPSAHPGEQDEMQRWRTVARWHSDSSGRIGVRRAGSHRVVTEDRCSQVVPEIAAAVELIESAGAPKDAEIVIAAGIDGDVAVQWRRTEKPGSPRRGGTRGRAQRRRARSATAAWKALDGRGGLPTAVGRALEHELMPPWIWHLEASAFWQAHRSALVAYADVVRESAAALVRGGREELRVWDLYGGVGALGSAALDAATFAGGRARVTAVETAAPAVIAGRDTARRIGADLDIVSSDVRSWLEGSADVMPDLVITDPPRAGLGADVIGELSRSNPGTIVHIGCDIASFARDLGLFADAGFGVERIQGIDAFPGTHHLEAVAVLSGRS comes from the coding sequence GTGACCGAAGGCACCATCACCGTCACCGCCGACGCGATCGCCCACGGCGGCGAGGCCATCTGCCGCAACGAAGGTCTCGTCGTCTTCGTTCCCGGGCTGCTCCCCGGCGAGACCGCTGCCGTGCGTATCACGTCGGCCAAGAAATCCTTCGCGCGCGCCGAGATCGTCGAGCTCGTCTCCGCTTCGCCCGAACGCCGACCCATCGTGTGCCCTGCCGCAGCCGCGGGTGCCGGTTGTTGCGACCTTGCCTATACGACCTCCGCGCATGCCCGAGCGCTGAAGACCGAGATCCTCCGAGATCAGCTACGCAGGCTCGGCGGTTTTTCCGCCGCGGAATGGGAACCGGTTCTGGATGACGTCGGAGTCCGCGACATCGGGCCCTCCGCGCACCCGGGAGAACAGGACGAGATGCAGCGCTGGCGCACGGTCGCCCGCTGGCACTCGGATTCATCCGGGCGCATCGGGGTACGACGAGCGGGCAGCCACCGCGTCGTCACCGAGGACCGTTGCAGCCAGGTCGTTCCGGAAATCGCCGCAGCAGTGGAACTGATCGAGAGCGCCGGAGCGCCGAAGGACGCCGAGATCGTCATCGCCGCCGGCATCGATGGGGACGTGGCCGTGCAATGGCGACGCACCGAGAAGCCCGGATCGCCCCGCCGCGGCGGAACGCGGGGGCGGGCCCAGCGTCGACGTGCGCGTTCGGCCACCGCCGCGTGGAAGGCGCTCGACGGGCGAGGCGGGCTGCCGACAGCCGTAGGCCGCGCTCTGGAACACGAACTCATGCCGCCATGGATATGGCATCTCGAGGCCTCGGCGTTCTGGCAGGCACACCGCAGCGCCCTGGTGGCATACGCAGATGTCGTGCGCGAGTCTGCGGCCGCACTGGTTCGCGGCGGCAGGGAGGAGCTGCGCGTCTGGGATCTCTATGGGGGCGTGGGCGCCCTGGGCTCGGCGGCGCTCGATGCCGCCACGTTCGCCGGTGGCAGAGCACGCGTAACCGCGGTGGAAACTGCCGCCCCCGCCGTCATCGCCGGCAGGGATACCGCCCGCCGAATCGGTGCGGACCTGGACATCGTCTCGTCGGATGTGCGCTCGTGGCTCGAGGGCAGCGCGGATGTGATGCCGGACCTGGTGATCACGGATCCACCGCGCGCGGGGCTCGGCGCCGACGTCATCGGCGAACTGTCCCGTTCCAACCCGGGCACGATCGTCCACATCGGCTGCGATATCGCCTCCTTCGCGCGGGATCTCGGGCTCTTCGCGGACGCCGGTTTCGGCGTCGAGCGCATCCAGGGCATCGACGCTTTTCCCGGCACTCACCATCTCGAAGCCGTCGCGGTGTTGTCTGGCCGCTCCTGA
- a CDS encoding APC family permease, with protein MSRLSSVATAGKRLVFGRPFRTDRVGKTMLPKRLALPVFASDAISSVAYAPEAIFIMLSLAGAAAVGLAPWLAVVVVAVLLIVVASYRQVIYAYPGGGGDYEVARRNLGPLAGQVTGAALLVDYVLTVAVSISAAVANLGSVVPFVSRYSVVFSVVAIVLLTAVNLRGVRDSGRTFAGPIYFFIASIAVMIVWGLVQWAFLGVDLQAESAGLRFDSDAAEQSRFALAFLVLRAFASGSAALSGVEAVGHGVPMFRKPRARNAALTLSLIGGLTATLFLGLVALAEITGATMSDTPTVLVGAGEDYHQKTLIVQLADAVFAGMPWITGVIVAGTGLILVLAANTAFNGSPILASVLARDKYLPNQLSNRGDRLTYSNGIIGLAVFSVLVTVLVQAQVSTLIQLYVVGVFTSFTLGQWGMVRHWTGELAEITVRRRRRRLYRARAINALGFACTSVVLVIVIITKFTAGAWLVIVIMALLVFVMRAVSRHYSQMSTRLRESEKRPVLPSRIHCIVLVSNASLPTLRAIAYARATRPDYLEAVTVSVDVAATKALVTAWEEKRPKIPLKVIEAPYRDINTPVIDYIRRVRADNPRDVVALYIPEYVEDNWWERALHNQSARRLSRKLLHEPGVMITSVPWQMSGLEGSERDDVPGGAASPANQSAAEENP; from the coding sequence ATGAGCAGGCTCAGTTCGGTCGCGACCGCAGGCAAACGCCTGGTGTTCGGACGACCCTTCCGCACCGATCGCGTGGGCAAGACAATGCTGCCCAAGCGACTCGCGCTCCCCGTATTCGCCTCCGACGCGATTTCCTCGGTCGCCTACGCACCCGAGGCGATCTTCATCATGCTCTCACTCGCCGGCGCGGCGGCCGTCGGGCTCGCCCCGTGGCTCGCTGTTGTCGTGGTGGCGGTGCTGCTCATCGTCGTCGCTTCGTATCGGCAGGTGATCTACGCCTACCCGGGCGGTGGCGGTGATTACGAGGTGGCCCGGCGCAACCTGGGGCCACTCGCCGGGCAGGTCACCGGGGCCGCGCTATTGGTGGATTACGTGCTCACTGTGGCGGTGTCGATTTCCGCGGCCGTGGCCAATCTGGGCTCCGTCGTGCCGTTCGTGTCCCGGTACTCGGTGGTTTTCTCGGTCGTCGCGATCGTCCTGCTCACCGCCGTCAACCTGCGGGGTGTCCGGGATTCCGGGCGCACGTTCGCCGGTCCGATCTATTTCTTCATCGCATCGATCGCGGTGATGATCGTGTGGGGGCTCGTCCAGTGGGCGTTCCTCGGGGTGGATCTACAGGCCGAGTCCGCCGGATTGAGATTCGACTCCGACGCGGCCGAGCAAAGCAGGTTCGCGCTCGCATTCCTCGTGCTTCGCGCGTTCGCGTCCGGTTCGGCGGCTCTGTCCGGTGTGGAGGCCGTAGGGCACGGCGTGCCCATGTTCCGCAAACCTCGTGCGCGCAACGCCGCGCTGACGCTTTCGCTGATCGGAGGGTTGACCGCAACGCTGTTCCTCGGCCTCGTTGCGCTCGCCGAGATCACCGGGGCAACAATGTCGGATACCCCGACAGTGCTTGTAGGGGCGGGGGAGGACTACCACCAGAAGACATTGATCGTGCAGCTCGCCGACGCCGTGTTCGCGGGCATGCCATGGATCACCGGCGTCATCGTCGCAGGCACGGGCCTCATCCTCGTGCTCGCGGCAAACACCGCGTTCAACGGTTCGCCGATCCTGGCGTCTGTGCTCGCCCGAGATAAGTACCTCCCCAACCAGCTGTCCAATCGCGGCGACCGGCTCACCTACTCGAATGGCATCATCGGGCTCGCTGTGTTCTCGGTGCTCGTCACGGTCCTTGTTCAGGCCCAGGTGTCCACGCTGATCCAGTTGTACGTGGTCGGAGTTTTCACCTCGTTCACCCTCGGCCAGTGGGGCATGGTCCGACATTGGACCGGCGAGTTGGCCGAGATCACCGTGCGCAGGCGCCGAAGGCGGCTCTACCGGGCACGAGCCATCAACGCGCTCGGCTTTGCCTGCACCTCCGTCGTTCTCGTCATCGTCATCATCACCAAGTTCACCGCCGGGGCATGGCTCGTCATCGTGATCATGGCCCTCCTCGTTTTCGTCATGCGGGCCGTTTCCAGGCATTATTCTCAGATGTCGACCAGGCTGCGTGAATCGGAGAAACGGCCGGTGCTGCCGTCTCGAATCCACTGCATCGTTCTCGTGTCGAACGCCTCATTGCCGACATTGCGTGCCATCGCCTATGCGCGCGCTACGCGGCCCGACTACCTCGAGGCCGTGACGGTGAGCGTCGACGTCGCAGCAACCAAGGCGCTGGTCACCGCCTGGGAGGAGAAACGTCCGAAGATTCCGCTCAAGGTGATCGAGGCACCCTACCGAGACATCAACACGCCGGTAATCGACTACATTCGTAGAGTCCGGGCGGACAATCCGCGGGACGTTGTCGCGTTGTACATCCCCGAATACGTCGAGGACAACTGGTGGGAGCGAGCGCTGCACAATCAGTCCGCCAGGCGATTGAGCCGCAAACTGCTGCACGAACCAGGCGTGATGATCACTTCGGTGCCGTGGCAGATGAGTGGACTCGAAGGCTCGGAACGCGACGACGTTCCCGGCGGCGCCGCCTCGCCCGCGAATCAGTCAGCAGCCGAGGAGAACCCGTGA